gagaaaatgtatcattttaagggaaaaataagttgattttaaatttcatggcatcaacacatctcaaaaatgttgggacaaggccatgtttaccactgtgtggcatcccctcttctttttataacagtctgcaaacatctggggactgaggagacaagttgctcaagtttaggaataggaatgttgtcccattcttgcctaatacaggcttctagttgctcgactgtcttaggtcttctttgtcacatcttcctctttatgatgcgccaaatgttttctatgggtgaaagatctggactgcaggctggccatttcagtacccggatcatTCTTCtttgcagccatgatgttgtaattgatgcagtatgtggtctggcattgtcatgttggaaaatgcaaggtcttccctgaaagagacaatgtctgtatgggagcatatgttgttctagaacttggatatacctttcagcattgatggtgcctttccagatgtgtaagctgcccatgccacacgcactcatgcaaccccataccatcagagatgcaggcttctgaactgagcgctgataacaacttgggttgtccttgtcctctttagtccggatgacatggcgtcccagttttccaaaaagaacttcagaatttgatttgtctgaccacagaacagtttgccacagtccattttaaatgggccttggcccagagaaaacgcctgcacatctggatcatgtttagatatggcttcttttttgacctatagagttttagccggcaacggcgaatggaacagtggattgtgttcactgacaatgttttctggaagtattcctgagcccatgttgtgatttccattacagtagcattcctgtatgtgatgcagtgccgtctaagggcccgaagatcacgggtatccagtatggttttccggccttgacccttatgcacagagattgttccagattctctgaatctttggatgatattatgaaCTGTAGATGATggtaacttcaaactctttgcaatttttctctgagaaactcctttctgatattgctctactatttttcgccgcagcattgggggaattggtgatcctctgcccatcttgacttctgagagacactgccactctgagaggctctttttatacaccaatcatgttgccaattgacctaataagttgcaaactggtcctccagctgttccttatatgtacatttaacttttccggcctcttattgctacctgtcccagcttttttagaatgtgtagctctcatgaaatccaaaatgagccaatatttggcatgacatttcaaaatgtcgcACTTTCAACATCTGATATGTTATcaatattctattgtgaataaaatgtaagtttatgagattactcacaatttgtacagtgtcccaacttttttggaatcgggtttgtaatcaCAAAAAGTGGTAGTTTACTTAATGTTGCATTAAATagaatttcattcaaaaaatatatttgtatattttttcttttaatcatggCAGTAGATTAAAAGAAGATCAAATGATGCTGAACTGCAATATTAGCCGGGCATTTATCAAGATGTGCTGTGTATTGAGCATACTTCTGGCATTTTAAAGTgactagttcaccaaaaatattgaaactcttttatcatttactcatcctcatgttgttccaaacatttaaAGAAGAATATGctttgaagaactgttttttGCCCATACAGTTAAAATCAATGGGGTTGAAAACAGCCTTTGACGCCACTGACTTTaatttgttgtgaaaaaaaaaacaaaaaaacatagaaatatcttcctttgtgttggGTTAACTATACCTTTGAGGAGCCACTTCAGGTGCCTGGATTGCTCTGTTCGAGTGATGCTGTCTCAGTGGAGTATGATTGATCACAGTAGTTTTGCATCCTCCAGATCCGACCTGCAAGATAGGGAATTGCACCAAAAAAATTGCTTTCAGCATATTTGTTGGGCTCTGTTAACTGATTtacataattcctttagtgaattgTGTGCTATTACAAGGCAGACAGCATATGcgaataaatgttatatttttaatgtattcttaTTTTCCCTTCTCCCTCTATATGCCTAGAAAAGTATATGAAATGCATGCAGGATGCAATAATAAGCATTTTAAACAGTAGCTTGCTACATTGTTGGGAACGGGATATACATGTAAGTTACTCTTTTGTGTAAAAGTGTACTTGTTTTGGCAGTTTAATTAAAAGTCATGAAGTAGATCTAATATGTAAGATTGCTTCCTattcattttgaattaaatgGAAGGTCAAGAATCTTTGCATTATGCGATTGCATAGCCCTACAGTGAGCTCTGCTACGTATATACTGCAAATTTTAGATAAAGTAGTAGATCATCAGGGTATGTGTTCAGAAAATATACATGATTTtgactgtatatacacacaacataCCAAGTGGTTTTCTGTTCTACCAAGAGATTTTCACTGGATTTGATGGTTGTGCTTTGGGACGCTGATAAATTCAGTTACTTCTTTCATAGCCATTCCGGTATGGTTTTGGCAGTTTGATCACGTTTAGGATGAAAGCTGAACGTTTGCCCTGAGgaattctctcttttcttcaatTCATACCAGCTCACAAATTACTGATGCTGAGAGTTATCCCCAGAGTATCCCTGGAAAATTGACCAGGAGAAAATGTGGCATTTAGTTATCAGTTTTAGTCCTAAAGAACCTCATGGCCTCAGAGTCATTTAAGGTGCTGTTAGGTGAATTCCAGACAGGCTGACACACTCTTCTCTTTTGCATCAAACCAtaccatatatataaatgtgtatatatatatatatatatatatatatatacaatttaattatatgacaatttcaaatgtatatatgtgtaatgctataatgcatatacaaatatatatatatatatatattacttagtTCAggtatttatacacatttttcatAGTGGTTGAAATTAAGATTTGCACTTATTTCATAAGCATTTGTGTTTaaccaaattaaaaatacaaattcttgTCTTTTCGGTCTTATCCATAAAGTTTtgtaagctctctctctcttctatagATGGTTCATATATTCTTCAGCACTCCTCTTCAGAAGACACAGATCAAGACTTCACCGTTTCTTCCCAACTATTGCCTGAAGTTCATCCTCTTTTCCTCCCTCTGGCTGCACTTTCTCTGAAAGAAAAGAGGAGACCTCAGCCCTTTCATACTGATATGCCAACAACAGAAGGTGCCTACAGCTGTGGAACACTGGATTCCATTCCCTCACGTTCCAGTGCTTCTGTAAGCATGCTGGGAGTCAGGGAGCTCAGCCAATCACGCGATCGTTGCCTCTCTGAGCCTTCGATGTATTTTTCCACACCCCAAACACCTGCACCGACTCATACACCTGTTATCCGCCAGTCCAGCTACGATGTGGCTGTAACAGTGAGCAGAAGTGAGCAGTCACGCAGCTCCTTGGGGTCAAGCCCAGAACAACAATCGCACAATTCTGGAATGGGTACAAGGAGACGCCGTTACACTTTCTGGAAGTCGCCACAAATCCCCACCCGCTTCCGTCATCCTGCGCAGAGATTGGCCAGCATGTCAAGTCTGTCATCTACTGCCACTTCTTCCCTCAGCTCTCTGGATAGCACACTGTCTCTCAGTTCGGCGGATCCCATCCCCAGCCCTCAAGATACACAGTCCCGGCCTTTTCTGTTTGGAGCTGCTGCGAGACTGCAGCCACTCACACCTGAAATGCCCAGAAAGCGGTGGACAAGTACTTTCACTTATGAAAAGGAAGAGGATGTTTGGAGAGAGAAAGTTCAAGAGACAGACAATGAGAATGTGAGTGAATTGGAAGTATCTTTTCATGACTGTGATGGGGAAAGAGCAGTAAAGTATGGAGAAAGAGCTGAGAATGAGGATGCCACAAGCTGCGAGTCCTTCGATGACATTCGTGAGGTGAAAGGTTCAACAAGACCACACACGTCAGAGTGTCTCTCTGAGACTGTGTGCAGCATGGAGTTTAGTTTGAATCCATTACAGTCCTCCACTGCATGTCAGATAAAGCCCAATCCTGACATGAATTTGCAAGCGATCTCGCTGAATCCATGCAGTATACGGGCAACCCCACATGTGAATCCAGTTGACAATGTGATACAGGAATCCCAGGTCACACAAACGCTCACAAACACACCCGCAACGGCACAAAAGCAATCAAGCAGCAAAGCAGAAAACTCTGTAAGTCAGATACAGCTGGAGTGTCCAAAGGCTTGCTCAGACATTAATGCCTCAGGTGGGCAGAAAGTGAGCAGAATGAAAATCTCAGTCTTTCCTTCTGCAAGAAGGGTGATGCTAAAACATTCGAAGGTCATGGATCAAACTCAGAGCGTCTCGGTGGAAACAGAGCAGAAAGCTGAGGAAAAATTGCGAGAATCTCTCAAGGTTCAGATCCCACAGACACTGTTTTATGGTCATAATGTTCCGCTGGTGTTACTTACTTCACCTCCTCAGCAAACGTCAGTCCAGGTGAGGACACATTGTACTCCTCCTGATGATGCGGATATGACAGACGCAGGTTTGAGGGATGAATCTAATGTTAGTTTTGTCACAACTGATGTTAGCAATGGTGTTAGCAGTTACCTGGAAGAGAAAAGTCCTACCGTCAAATCGATTAGTCATAGCTTGAGCACTGATGACGACCTGTGTCGCCCTGGCTGTATTACTGAAACTGTTAGCCCTGCTGTTAGCATTAGCGAGGGTTATAGTGTCAACCCCAATATAAAAGTCTTTCACAGCGATCCTAATCAGAGCATGGCTTATCCCAAACCCACTAACAAATCCTCAGGAACTTTTCGTAACACAATCTGTATCAAACTCCCTGGCAACAGAGAGACGGCACAAGAACAAACCATTATCATAACCTGATCTGGTGATGTAATACTATATGGGGGTGGGGGTATGcaacattttcaatttcaatgCAATGTTCGGtaacacttaaagcctttatgtataatgcattataaaggtattcataatgtgtgttgtaatgcattatgtgttttcataaataattataattaaagttaaaatgcatattataatatttgaaggtgTGTCTGCCatgtgttttattgcattatactTTATAAAGGTGTAGCAATGAATAAGATAAGTGTTATGACTTCGGTCTGATCAGcaggtttttgttgtgttttgacagtTCACCATGTGCTCGTTGTCTTCATGGTTCCTTCCCCATCGTTATCTTAATTACTACTTCAGCTGCTGTCACACCTGTGACTTGTTAATTCCTTAGTTCTCCCTCTTTTCAAGTTCGCCTCGTGTGTAGTCTTGTGTCCAACCACTGTGGTATTAATGTGCTACACTTTGTGTCCTGCATCTAATCTTGTTGTGTTTTCTTAGGCTCCAAATGCagttttgtgttttcagtttgtcttCTCTTCTCCTTGCTCTCAGCCTCTTGTTTCACCAAACTTCTGTTCCCTAATTCCTGCCCTGATATTACCAGAATACCCGGTGCACTCTACAAGGAACTCTCTGCTCTGATGTTGCGTCAGCACCTACGCTTTGACTCTGTGAGCTATTCTCTCTACTCTGATGTTGCGTTGGCACTGGCGCTGGGACTGTGTGTGCTGGTCTTCATTATCTACTCTGCCTAGTAGAGGTGCTGTAGGCTCGTGTTGACTGTTACCCTCATCCTTTCTCTAATCTCTGCCCGAGCCGAGTGGTGTTTGAgctttaaataaatttgagttgAACCTGTAAATTGAATCCGTTTGTTTCCCTGACAATAAGTGTTACAATGTATtacaactgtggttacaattattcattagatcatacaatgcattgtaaggtgcattacaaggcattattcatatattaaaactacttttataatgcattatatataaaggctttaagtaaattGTTAGCCATTTTTCCTAAGAGCAAGCTTGGTTATAGCGTCTGCAGCTGGTATGAGCATGTGTGTTAACTTGTAGTAGAGGTCACAGGCATAAGATGAAAATGCGTTTCCACAGGGATATGACTGCGGGGTGCACCTTTTCAAAGGCATCTGCAGAGACGTGATGCAGTTGGGTTTAGTCTATGCAtataacagaagaagaaaaatctttGGGCACAAAAAGCTGAAAGAAAGTGTAAAACAGTGTTGGCGCTGTGGGGAGTTTAActacaaagaaataaatatattcaaatgaactATAAATACATTAAGCATAAACATTATGTTACAAAACTGAACCAAAATTGACCAAAGCTTAAACCAAAGTGAGCTAATatgataacatttttaacaatgtaaaatcaattttatatagAATAAGGCATACAGAATAAGGGTTTTCAACCctcttctaaaaatatattttgatgaatgttggtgTCTAAACAACACTGGACCCAACCGACTTTCAGTATGTGGACAAAATCagctgaaatatttttcaaaatatcttcttttgtgttttaaggACAtagaagtttggaacaacatgagggtgaggaaatgatgacagaattttcatttttgggtgagctatcagTTTATACACGAATGTTATgatttttaaactgaatttgaCATTACTTCTGTTTACTACtcatttttctttctcctttctaAATTCTAATCAGAAATTAACTGTGAAAGTTGTATACACCTTAACTTCGTAGtccttaaatttacattttataaaatctcTAAAATGTTCCTTGAGTCCCTAGAACCCTGTTTGAAATCCTCTAGTTTAGAGTACATGGCATTAGAACCagtagttgtttatattttaagacAGTCgatatataaaaagataatatGCATGTACTTCAGGCTGAATTGGAAGTTAATGTGATGGTAATCACACTCTTGTGGTAGGAGATTTTAAGTGCTTTAGTGCAAAAGGGTAAACAGCAGACGTCACAAAGGGCATCACTATAGTAACAAAGCAGGTATCAGGAGAAGGGACTTCTGTGAAGACGGCAGGAAAATGTAGAACCCAGAGAAGCAGCGTGATCTGCATAAAATGCTGTGATAAGACCATTAGAAAAACATTAAGAAGAAACAAGCGGGTGGGAGGTGTTCAAACGTGAGTGTGCATAGTGTAGATCCAGTGTAAGACATTAGTGGATAATTGAATGATGCTTTGAATGAACATATGGTTCTGAGTCATGTTTGTTTATAGTTGTAATGTGAGATGAGCTTGTGCCACGATTGAGAAATCAGACAGCAGACTTCCTTGAACAAGAACTGGCAAAATGAAGGGTTCCAGGGAACTGTGGGATGTGCATTTGAGCGGGAAGCAGCTTTAACTTTTTCACAGATAAATCAAAAGAACCACCGGCATTTGGCCACTGTTCTCTATTCCACCCACTCCAAGCCATGTGAATAATTTCTCTAGGTGTTTCTGATGAGCTCTATGTCCGAGGCTGTTTCACTCCTCGCACGACCACACAATATTCCACCTAAAGATGTTATGGTGTTTATCTGCTGAAACAAGTCTTAGATACGtatatgtgtttaaaaaagtACTGGTAATGAATCATTAGATTCATCAGACAAATGTTATAGCCATAAGATATTGAACTCCTCTGACATTTAACACTGCTCCCAACTAATGCTAAGAAGCTGTGTGCATGTCTAAGTTCTTATTATGTTCAAGTTACTCACATGTGGTTTACTCCTCATCAATCTATAGAAACCACAGCAACAGAAAGCAGTGGGGAGTTACAGAACTAACATCAGGCGGGAAGCAAATCGATCTAAGCGCTTTCACTCATTTAACAGAATTTATCTTTATGCACAGATTTATTTTCACCCAATTCAAGACTGTTGTGTGTTCTTATCTGGATGgttgtcatgttttttaaatatgtaattgtactttaatttgttttgtaaatctAAACAGATTATATATCTAAAAACACATTATGTGCAATTGCTATGCTATTGTTGTAACTGCTTTCacagaatacatttacatttagtcatttagcagatgcttttaaccaaagccacttacaaatgaatacatgtataCAATAACTGCTTGCTCAAACatgtaaaagtgtttaaataaattCTTTCTAAAATAAATTCCATAGCTTATTTTGGGTTGTTTCCTAGCTCTAACTAGGACCCCTTTTTAACCTAAAGTAAAAAATGTGCCGGAGAATGTGACGTGTTGTTTTTAGAGACATCTGTAAAAAGACCAAGATTGCGGCATGTGCCTGAAAACATGTTTGGCTAGCATTTAAGTAAATGCCCATTAAAGCCAGAGTAAATGGAGGTTTGCTAAATCAGTTCAGCTCCCAGGGAGTgcatgaagataaaaaaaaaaaaacatatgtaaaccTTGAATATGATGTTaggtgctttggataaaagcatgtaCCAGTGCTTGTAAagttaaagtaaatgtaaaattaaataacagacTACAGTATTACTAAGATATTCTGGTATCAGTTCATACAAAGCATCACACAATCAACATCACTTGCAATGATGATGCTCCAATCAATATCCTCAGAATTATTATGCTTAGAAGTTATTGACAATATCTGCAACCACTTGTTCCATATTGTATTTCTCTGGGCTATTGTGTTTATTATCTCCAACATCAAAGCACTTGAGCGTGATGTGATTTTGACTACAGAAGTGGGGGCATTTCAAAACCATATTAAGGCAGAGTAATTATACTCTACATTGCACTAATGACAACATATGGCTTCATGTCATTAtcccataaaatatttttattgtttaaatcatCTTTTAACACCATTAAATACTAGTCTCAATTCTTATGAGTACACAATTTGTTTGCTAAAAGAGTAGCCATGTAACTCATGTTTCCTAGGGTCAATAACTCCACTTAAAATCTAATTAGAGGAAAtgaatgtaatgattttttttttttaatgtggagaCCTAGATGAGGAAGCTCTAGTGCAAACCACATgataatttaaatcaataaaacagaATGAGCTAAACAAGTTTTATAATTGTATTCTGACACAAGTTCCTTTGGGAATTTGGTGTTGCAGTTGTTGTttcattctgcattttttttttaaaccagcaaAGACAAATATGAATTGAGCTTGTCTTCTGAAGTTCTGCGTTATAGCTGagttgaatttgtttcatattaatgaattttattcagttattgaactgaatggaaccaacactgaactgactggagctgaataatgacattatttatttggatttgcctcatttttgaagtttgcataatcaatattttcatgtataatactgtgaatctgctttgaaacaatctctgtggtataaagtgctataaaaaagGTAACTTGAGGCCACAGAACATTAAAGGAATAACAGACAGGTCACTGTAGTACCTCAGGTTGGAAACCATTGATGTCCTGTCATTGACACTTCTGAATCACTGAGTATTCTCCTCACTCTGTTTCATCCTTCACAAGCATTCATGCATTACAtaatcacgttggaaaggtcatgTGTGACGAAGGCAGAAGTACCGACCCAGTTTttaagatgagcatttgtggttaaatagtatataaatagtatataaatttgtaaaaggtttttgaaaatgactgatcatttcactagataagaccctctGCGAGAAGcttcatcacttactcaccattATTATGTTTTTGGCATACGTGTTGAATTCAGAATTGAgtaatttctttattctttttttttttggcatcagtTTGGATGTCATGCTGGCACTCTATTTATAATTATTGCCTAACCTTTGATGGTTTCACATCTCGCATGTTTCACATCAAATATATTCTGTTTCATTTTTCTGGTTTATGTTCTGGtgtgtcaattttttatttattttttttatttttggagctaATCATGTCTGGTCTATATAGACATCTGCAAATCAAAGTGAAGTGGTCTGTAAAGACACCTATTTATATTGTACCTCTACTTCtagttaagtgttttttcttccaGTGTCTGAGAAAATTATACCTACATTTTGATGTTAGGGTTAAATATGATTGTACTTAGGCTTCTTCTCTTTAGGTCTCTGAATGCTGAATCATAACTACACCATCATCTTATTGTTAAACATTGATGTGATGTACATGGAACTGTTTTTCATTGTATGTGAACTGTTGTTTATtgcatttgtcttttttcaggCTGAAAGGCTTGCACAAAGAAATGGTTTTGGAATTGCTATCCTTGACAGCCTTGTTAGTGACAAATCATATTACAGGCTCTGTTGTGACATGTTTTGGTATAACATATGACATTTACCAGACACTTTTagccaaagcaacttacagtgcattcagcctATATATAGACATTTTCCCTTCAGATATAATTAGTTCATAATTAGACTTCACTATCTGTTTTTGAAGCTGTTGTGTCACTCGTTCAGTTAGCTAAAAGTCGTAACCCCCAGAAAACATAAAATGGACAATATGGAACAAGTTAATCATTTTTGTCTGAGTCCTCAGAGGTACTATAGTGCTTATTTCACAGtgagtc
The sequence above is drawn from the Cyprinus carpio isolate SPL01 chromosome B5, ASM1834038v1, whole genome shotgun sequence genome and encodes:
- the LOC109090004 gene encoding uncharacterized protein LOC109090004 isoform X1, which codes for MKMSPHQRVSNGTDLHSTRSGPVTRPVEEKKMKSTIPRRKTAVIKAFSKTRQSDEYGACNVSQNAVLLMEGHAHLSTGLQSRERLLLLFTDSLIIAKTKSLYLKLKARVSLSDIWLASCVHCITDRKLASKNSFVIGWPTTNYVVTYSSSEAKEKWLHALQWHTCRARQKVLPNAILLYVLLICHPDDNSSVAVKTVAVAVDVSTTAENVVQYIIQQYKLLGEVSDYQLCVNYEKEEETYPLIGHELPFFILHHSLRSQQDNLHMPSEPLQEVFSSGQQTEATPKTPHFILKPRTHTPSGTLLKHKRKRSLIDWALRRGHFNQSDGQSDPQTASHKLFGQPLSSICLDGNLPKPIMDLLYLLFCEGPETRGIFRRSANAKNCRILKERMNAGQSISLHEQSVFVSASLITEFLRKLPGGVLCCDLYEDWMEVLKIEDQQDRLNRVRGLLAQLPEENVTMLCHLFGVLHRIHTHSEVNQMTATNLALCIAPNMLWRSSQISADKEGQSVLQVAALIQYLIENTPAIFGDDLESLFARQMNTEQETCDYTDGSYILQHSSSEDTDQDFTVSSQLLPEVHPLFLPLAALSLKEKRRPQPFHTDMPTTEGAYSCGTLDSIPSRSSASVSMLGVRELSQSRDRCLSEPSMYFSTPQTPAPTHTPVIRQSSYDVAVTVSRSEQSRSSLGSSPEQQSHNSGMGTRRRRYTFWKSPQIPTRFRHPAQRLASMSSLSSTATSSLSSLDSTLSLSSADPIPSPQDTQSRPFLFGAAARLQPLTPEMPRKRWTSTFTYEKEEDVWREKVQETDNENVSELEVSFHDCDGERAVKYGERAENEDATSCESFDDIREVKGSTRPHTSECLSETVCSMEFSLNPLQSSTACQIKPNPDMNLQAISLNPCSIRATPHVNPVDNVIQESQVTQTLTNTPATAQKQSSSKAENSVSQIQLECPKACSDINASGGQKVSRMKISVFPSARRVMLKHSKVMDQTQSVSVETEQKAEEKLRESLKVQIPQTLFYGHNVPLVLLTSPPQQTSVQVRTHCTPPDDADMTDAGLRDESNVSFVTTDVSNGVSSYLEEKSPTVKSISHSLSTDDDLCRPGCITETVSPAVSISEGYSVNPNIKVFHSDPNQSMAYPKPTNKSSGTFRNTICIKLPGNRETAQEQTIIIT
- the LOC109090004 gene encoding uncharacterized protein LOC109090004 isoform X2 — encoded protein: MEGHAHLSTGLQSRERLLLLFTDSLIIAKTKSLYLKLKARVSLSDIWLASCVHCITDRKLASKNSFVIGWPTTNYVVTYSSSEAKEKWLHALQWHTCRARQKVLPNAILLYVLLICHPDDNSSVAVKTVAVAVDVSTTAENVVQYIIQQYKLLGEVSDYQLCVNYEKEEETYPLIGHELPFFILHHSLRSQQDNLHMPSEPLQEVFSSGQQTEATPKTPHFILKPRTHTPSGTLLKHKRKRSLIDWALRRGHFNQSDGQSDPQTASHKLFGQPLSSICLDGNLPKPIMDLLYLLFCEGPETRGIFRRSANAKNCRILKERMNAGQSISLHEQSVFVSASLITEFLRKLPGGVLCCDLYEDWMEVLKIEDQQDRLNRVRGLLAQLPEENVTMLCHLFGVLHRIHTHSEVNQMTATNLALCIAPNMLWRSSQISADKEGQSVLQVAALIQYLIENTPAIFGDDLESLFARQMNTEQETCDYTDGSYILQHSSSEDTDQDFTVSSQLLPEVHPLFLPLAALSLKEKRRPQPFHTDMPTTEGAYSCGTLDSIPSRSSASVSMLGVRELSQSRDRCLSEPSMYFSTPQTPAPTHTPVIRQSSYDVAVTVSRSEQSRSSLGSSPEQQSHNSGMGTRRRRYTFWKSPQIPTRFRHPAQRLASMSSLSSTATSSLSSLDSTLSLSSADPIPSPQDTQSRPFLFGAAARLQPLTPEMPRKRWTSTFTYEKEEDVWREKVQETDNENVSELEVSFHDCDGERAVKYGERAENEDATSCESFDDIREVKGSTRPHTSECLSETVCSMEFSLNPLQSSTACQIKPNPDMNLQAISLNPCSIRATPHVNPVDNVIQESQVTQTLTNTPATAQKQSSSKAENSVSQIQLECPKACSDINASGGQKVSRMKISVFPSARRVMLKHSKVMDQTQSVSVETEQKAEEKLRESLKVQIPQTLFYGHNVPLVLLTSPPQQTSVQVRTHCTPPDDADMTDAGLRDESNVSFVTTDVSNGVSSYLEEKSPTVKSISHSLSTDDDLCRPGCITETVSPAVSISEGYSVNPNIKVFHSDPNQSMAYPKPTNKSSGTFRNTICIKLPGNRETAQEQTIIIT